From the genome of Geminocystis herdmanii PCC 6308, one region includes:
- a CDS encoding DUF3134 domain-containing protein — MKNPALRKEKRYEPAPVIPLKQDGSLLDWLEANNRIMYREEKEDKIINLDLSEEEEISDLIEGEDDDFDTDLDELDIDSDNDII, encoded by the coding sequence ATGAAAAATCCTGCCTTGCGTAAAGAGAAACGTTATGAACCTGCCCCTGTAATACCCCTTAAACAAGATGGTTCTCTTTTAGATTGGTTAGAAGCAAATAATCGTATTATGTACAGAGAAGAAAAAGAAGATAAAATAATCAATTTAGATTTATCAGAAGAAGAAGAAATCTCCGATCTCATCGAGGGTGAAGACGATGACTTCGATACAGATTTAGATGAATTAGATATAGACAGTGACAATGATATTATTTAA